In Daphnia magna isolate NIES linkage group LG5, ASM2063170v1.1, whole genome shotgun sequence, the sequence AGTGCCTTCTCCCAAATCAAACTTACCTATCTACGTAGAAAGAATACAAACAAACGCATTGACGCAACTTTGTACCTGACAAATATCATGCACATTCCTTACCTCCGAATCCACCCATGAAGTCTGATGAAACGTTATGGATCCCAACAATCCCCGGCTTGTATAATGATAAACTTGTTTTGTATGGTCAATGTACTTCACCACAAACATCAAGTTTGAGGACATATAAAATCTTTTTCGCATTTCTTTACAGTGAGTTTTAgggtaagaagaagaagaagaaagaattatCTAGTTTATCTAAAAAGCAACAAGCATCATCTCACAGTGATAATCTGGTTTCTTATAGACACACACTCAGCCAATGAGGAAATGAAATTGGTTTAGGACTCACAAAACAGTGTCTTCCAATACCAACTATATTATATCAAGCAACTTCCATTTGGCAGCATTCCTGCCTTAAATCAACAGATTTCCAACCATTacttgtttaatttttatgcaCCCTAAAGTTGATGGGTGCATGTTCATCAACTACATGCTacaaataattaaacaaaaccCCCTAACAgtcatcaaagaaaaattttaccttGTGTTATCTGCTTGATTTTTTGTGAGACTCTAAAAATACATTGTAAATGTGAGCATTGTTAAGAACAATTATTTGTTTAGTGCTTAGACACAGCTCATGTTAATATTTTCATATCACTATTCATTAGCACTAACCAATTTTTCTGTAAAGCTCTCTACATATACTTGTACacataagaaataaaacacaaTGTGTACTATGAggatgtttcttctttttttttaccatagTAATGGTTCAAAAACCTGTAGCCTTGAAACATTTGTGCACCAGAATTGGTAAAATGGCAGGCAAAAAGGAGCAAATTGCGGGGCTGCACTTTCCAAGCAAATCTCATAAATATCATTGAATACAGTGTCAATGCTATacaatgatttaaaaaatttaaaaatagttaGCTGACAAAAggaatttaaatttttatttttacctaatGTCATTTTTCCACTAATCATTGAAACATCCTTTCCAGAATCAGCTATAGCTGCAATAGGTATTCCCCAGTTTGCCACAGGTCCCCAGAAATGTGTGctgagaaaaagagaaacaaaaaaccatTGATGAAAGAAAGCTTAAATCGTTAAAAAGCAGAAAAGTCCAATTGATATTGATTGACATCGGACTTGGCAACAACTACAATAGCCATGAACGATGGAGGCATGAGAAGGTCGAATATTATGGTACATTTCCAGACTGCGGGCgatttctatatatttacCTTGTCAGATAATCTCgcatttctttgtttgttagaTAGTTAATTGCTCGTTTCGCAGccatgtttaaaaaaagaaactaacaGTTCACaagtaaataaatatatatctCTATACCAAACGGCCCACGTATCTTAAATGCGTCTGCTCGTGATGAAAACGTGAACACGATCTGGTCATCTAGTGGTGGAATCATTTCTTAATGGCATTTTGCCAATCCTCAGCGGGAATTTTAGTATAATACCATGGTTTTTCCTTTCATATCACATGATTGGAATTGTTCAGGTTTCGCTGtcggaataaaaattttttgcgCTTAAGTGATTGCGTAATTATTGTTGTTGACTACTAGTCAAAAGATTGGTAGGCAACCTTATTGTGTGTAAATCTGATAAAAacgaatatatatatatttttgctGTTATTTTTCTATGTTAATACAATACACATGTTtactaaaagaaaatataggGATGTATTAATACTCCAAAAAATCTTgattaaaagaacaaaaataaaaacaatcgTTTCATACATGGTACACTATAGCAATTAACAAAACTAGGAATGTTAAcgaaattcattaaaaaacaGTTCGTTCTTAGAAAATATCGAAACTTTGATCTAGTGCGTCAAAGTTTTGTAGAGGATAGTAAAACGATTTATAAAGTACCAGTTCCTTATACGGGAAATTTTGTCATGAAAAAACGGTTACTTAGAAATCTTCGCTCATAGGAATGCAAGACAGGAAATTTATCTTAAGCAATGTTTGGGAAAGGAGAGAATACCTCCATGATTTGCTATGGAGATCAGGCTCGGAGACTCACAGTCCTATGCAAATGGAAGCACAAACGCACTATCACACGAGTTGCATAAGGtcttttttcacttttgtcGTAGTCCCTCGTTGGCTGTTGTCACGTCGCAGATCGATTCATACATGAAATGTAGAAACAACAGCAATATCTTTCTTCACTACGAAAAATTTGTGCTTTGGCGTAAAAAGGCCCCATACAACAGCTATATTTTCGACTACAACTTTAAACGGCGTGACGATCACACCGGTCATCAAGAGCAGAAGGAATTTGAAGACCCCGACGCGAGCAATGCTGAACGATCGGCAGGTACCATAGATATAAAGGAACATCCAAATGCCGCCGATGAAAGATACGCTAATATCTACAACCTGTTAGGAGAtatttttcatcatttctaTAACATTTGCGAAATAATagaaatttcttgtttttaacTTTACCTGAGGAACAGGGATGGGGAATAtcggttttaaaaaaagattggcGGTTGTTAAAGGCATGGTAATCCAGGCATAAACACTTGTGCCTAATAGAAATCGATATCTAGATAGGAGAAAGGCAGGCTGGTAGTTTTCTCCCCTTATTTTTGGAAGAACTATATTAAGGcatgaaagaaaatatatgTATACCTGAAGGGAAGTCTAGATGAGTGAGCGACTAGTAAAAGGCCCTGAAGCCAGCGTTTCCTTTGCTGGAGGAAATCCATCAAGCTGAAAGGAGATTTTTCGCACATATTACCGTgaatgaaatcaaatgaatAGCCCTGGCTAGCGGCAAGGATTCCGAAATATGTGTCCTCAGCAACTGAGCTGTCAGGGCCGTTGTCGTAGGACACCTTACGTTCCGCCCCCAGCTttaaacaacgaaaaaatCATTAATTCAATAAATACTATATATTTGTAGTGTGTTTGCACTGTATGACCGATAACAGTTAGTCCAGGAAAAGTGTAGTTACTTGAGAAACGATATAAGATCCTTTCCATCCCAAAATCGGCATTCGTAAAACACGGAGCTGGAATTGGATCTTGCCCATATCCTCAGCTACCCGGAACGTATCGCACAGCGTAAGGAAATAATTAATTATCTAAGAGGAGTGGAAAAGTGACAGTCACGGGAAGCACAGTAACAGCCAACGATTTGTATCTACCTGTTCATTGGCATATGTTATCATTCCTTGGCCAAACTGATGTTTACCCTTGCAAACAAAATTGATTATACCCCGAACACTGTTAACTGTCAGTAAAGTTTCCTCATCCAAATGTACAACCCAATCTTCATCATCAAGTTGATTTACCTACCAAAAATAAAGGTTGATTACTGTAGGCATGTAAGAGTATTTCTTTCAGccaaaattttttggttttgattATTTACCCTATCCTCTAAGCAGTATTGCAGTGCTCTGGCTTTAAACATAGCTCCAGAACTAGTCTGATAATCTGCAGGCACAATCACTTCCCGTACATGTAGCGAAGAGACTAGCGACGTTGATTTGTCTGCTACAacttcaataataaaattctTGAGCCCTGCATCCAAGCAGGTGTTAATATTCCTCTGCACATTATTTTGTACCAGTTCGGGATAGTCTCCTTTGGTAACCACACGAAAACATATAAAGGGGACTAAAGAAATTGGTTTCTGAAATGGAAAATTTGATTAACATTCAAATAGAAATTGTAAGCTTGattatattaaattttaccTCTATTTGGGGATCTCCTGGGAATggattgaataaaagaaaacccaaGAAATTGAAAACTGCTTGTGGTAAGGCCAGAAGTGCTAGGTATTGGCATAAATATAGAACGAGGGTGAACCAGCCATATTTTTCCCAAGAGCTCGAAAATGTTTGTGGAGAGATATTATCCAAATGGGATCCAAGATTTGATCCATAATAAACGAAGGTGGAAATAATACCAAATAACAGAAATATGTTTGCTAGATGAATAAAAACCATATTGCAGCTGGAATAACATTCAAAAGTAGTGTTACAATGGTAAATGTGGGTCACTACAGAAAACATAAAAGTAATTGCCAGGCGTTCTGTCGCCAATGCAGTGTCAATCTCAAGATTTGGTCTCTGACAAGCTTCACTTCCTATCAGGCCATCTTCAAATAAGTTGTTGCAGAACCTTGGTATTTCTTTTGGTAATCATCTGGGAATTGCTGGGAATGAGCAGAGCATCATAATAAAGTGCCTGACTATTCCCAAGACCGGAATAAATTGGAATATGTcctatttgttttgttgaattaAACTTACGTGTTATTCTAATATTTGACCGGGAGGCaatgaaaataacaaataaattgaATTCTAAAGCCCAGTGAGCAGACGACAAGACATGCACTCGCAATTCCACACCAAGGCCAAGGTACCAAGGCAACGCTTTTAGGCGATTACAAATGCACAGAGCTGAATGGCCTATGTTTCCTACTTTCCAACCAGATGAATCTGCCACAACTCCCTAGAAGATTAAACACAAACGCTGTTAGGACGTCATCTCTCTGTGTTAAGGATTATCACAAATGGGGGAGGTATGGTGCGTTATCTAACCTAGGTGTGTGTGCTTTGAAAGGCTACAACGACTACTGTCTGAAGATGTTACATCACTGCGACTTAAACAATTTTGTTTCTAACTTGCCTTCTTTAGTTTGGGGTGACACCGAAGAAATATTGCGAGAGTACAGCGCCCGTGCGCGATTTAACTGATAAGACTATGGTTTATGCAACAGGTATGAGTCCTGGCCACTTGTAAACGTTAGCGGTGTCCACTTTTTTTACGTTTGCCAGCTAAACACTTGCAGCAATCTAAGTGTATTACTGACAGAATATAGTTTAATAAGACAGTAGGGTTTACGCTATAGAGAAACTAAAGATATAGCAATTTTTTACCTCGTGTGAACGGGTGCGGTTCACTTGTCTTCTTCCGCGTAACACATTGTGGACTGTCAGCGTCCCTCTAAGGACAACACAAGTATACGTGATTTCCGGTTTCCTTGACGGAAGTGGCGAATTGTTTACATTCTCCTTAATAAATCTATTTCCTCATTGAACTccccaaaaaatgaaacagaaatTCTTTCCCTCAGTTTACCAAGCGATTCAAACTATTTTATTAAATGAAACTCTGAAGACGTCAGTTTCTTTACAATGAAAATGGTAATTCCTCTGTAACCTAACCCAACATATTCAACacaatttgataaaaaaaaaaaatgcgggACGAAGAAATGATAGGTAAGAATCATATAGGCTAGTTCCAGCAAATGTTTTGAAGATCTTGGTTAAGGAGTTAAAATAAACCTGCCTTTTGTTTGCACAAGAGGTTTTCGCCACTTTAAACATGCCACGGTCggtagaaagaaaaccaatgccaaaaaacaaccactatttttgtttttaaaaaccatagAAAACGAAATTGGTTTTGTATTGTTATGTGTATTTAGAATAATGAATCTTTCCATATGTCTGACCAATAGGCCAGTTGCCTAGCGTACCAAAAGAATTTATACcaatggaatgaaaaaaaacgcGACAAAGGCCAACACGATAGTTCCAATCCATGGAGCCAACTGAGTTGCTCCGGCCTTTGGTTAGCtatggaaaataaaagaaatatataGTCGAACCAATGtaaattgaaatttcaaaaactatccCAGGACTTTGTTCACTCACCGAG encodes:
- the LOC116935096 gene encoding mitochondrial pyruvate carrier 1; the encoded protein is MAAKRAINYLTNKEMRDYLTSTHFWGPVANWGIPIAAIADSGKDVSMISGKMTLALTLYSMIFMRFAWKVQPRNLLLFACHFTNSGAQMFQGYRFLNHYYGKKKEETSS
- the LOC116935095 gene encoding beta-1,4-mannosyltransferase egh isoform X1, encoding MFSVVTHIYHCNTTFECYSSCNMVFIHLANIFLLFGIISTFVYYGSNLGSHLDNISPQTFSSSWEKYGWFTLVLYLCQYLALLALPQAVFNFLGFLLFNPFPGDPQIEKPISLVPFICFRVVTKGDYPELVQNNVQRNINTCLDAGLKNFIIEVVADKSTSLVSSLHVREVIVPADYQTSSGAMFKARALQYCLEDRVNQLDDEDWVVHLDEETLLTVNSVRGIINFVCKGKHQFGQGMITYANEQIINYFLTLCDTFRVAEDMGKIQFQLRVLRMPILGWKGSYIVSQLGAERKVSYDNGPDSSVAEDTYFGILAASQGYSFDFIHGNMCEKSPFSLMDFLQQRKRWLQGLLLVAHSSRLPFRYRFLLGTSVYAWITMPLTTANLFLKPIFPIPVPQVVDISVSFIGGIWMFLYIYGTCRSFSIARVGVFKFLLLLMTGVIVTPFKVVVENIAVVWGLFTPKHKFFVVKKDIAVVSTFHV
- the LOC116935095 gene encoding beta-1,4-mannosyltransferase egh isoform X2: MFSVVTHIYHCNTTFECYSSCNMVFIHLANIFLLFGIISTFVYYGSNLGSHLDNISPQTFSSSWEKYGWFTLVLYLCQYLALLALPQAVFNFLGFLLFNPFPGDPQIEKPISLVPFICFRVVTKGDYPELVQNNVQRNINTCLDAGLKNFIIEVVADKSTSLVSSLHVREVIVPADYQTSSGAMFKARALQYCLEDRVNQLDDEDWVVHLDEETLLTVNSVRGIINFVCKGKHQFGQGMITYANEQIINYFLTLCDTFRVAEDMGKIQFQLRVLRMPILGWKGSYIVSQLGAERKVSYDNGPDSSVAEDTYFGILAASQGYSFDFIHGNMCEKSPFSLMDFLQQRKRWLQGLLLVAHSSRLPFRHKCLCLDYHAFNNRQSFFKTDIPHPCSSGCRY